Proteins from a single region of Chlorocebus sabaeus isolate Y175 chromosome 7, mChlSab1.0.hap1, whole genome shotgun sequence:
- the LARP7 gene encoding la-related protein 7 isoform X1 has product METESGNQKKVMEEESTEKKKEVEKKKRSRVKQVLADIAKQVDFWFGDANLHKDRFLREQIEKSRDGYVDISLLVSFNKMKKLTTDGKLIARALRSSAVVELDLEGTRIRRKKPLGERPKDEDERTVYVELLPKNVNHSWIERVFGKCGNVVYISIPHYKSTGDPKGFAFVEFETKEQAAKAIEFLNNPPEEAPRKPGIFPKTVKNKPIPALRVVEEKKKKKKKKGRMKKEDNVQAKEENMDTSNTSISKMKRSRPTSEGSDIESTEPQKQSSKKKKKRDRVEASSLPEVRTGKRKRSSSEDAESLGPRSKVKKIIQKDIIKEPSEASKENRDIEISTEEEKDTGDLKDNSLLKTKRKHKKKHKERHKMGEEVIPLRVLSKSEWMDLKKEYLALQKASMASLKKTISQIKSESEMETDGGVPQKTGMKNEKTNSEECPTQEKVNATGPQFVSGVIVKIISTEPLPGRKQVRDTLAAISEVLYVDLLEGDTECHARFKTPEDAQAVINAYTEISKKHCWKLEILSGDHEQRYWQKILVDRQAKLNQPREKKRGTEKLITKAEKIRLAKTQQASKHIRFSEYD; this is encoded by the exons ATGGAAACTGAAAGTGGAAATCAAAAAAAGGTAATGGAAGAAGAaagcactgaaaagaaaaaagaagttgaaaaaaaGAAACGGTCACGAGTTAAACAGGTGCTTGCAGATATTGCTAAGCAAGTGGACTTCTGGTTTGGGGATGCAAATCTTCACAAGGATAGATTTCTTCGAGAACAGATAGAAAAATCTAGAGATGGAT atGTTGATATATCACTACTTGTGtcttttaacaaaatgaaaaaattgacTACTGATGGGAAGTTAATTGCCAGAGCATTAAGAAGTTCAGCTGTCGTAGAG CTTGATTTGGAAGGCACCAGAATCAGGAGGAAAAAACCTCTAGGGGAAAGACCAAAAGATGAGGATGAGCGCACAGTGTATGTG GAGTTACTTCCCAAAAATGTTAATCACAGCTGGATTGAAAGAGTCTTTGGGAAATGTGGCAATGTTGTTTATATAAGTATACCACATTATAAGTCTACTGGAGATCCAAAGGGATTTGcgtttgtggaatttgaaacaaAAGAACAAGCAGCAAAGGCAATTGAG TTTCTTAACAACCCACCAGAAGAAGCACCAAGAAAACCTGGCATATTTCCtaaaacagtgaaaaataagCCCATTCCAGCCTTAAGAGTTGTGG aagagaagaaaaagaaaaagaagaagaagggccGAATGAAAAAGGAAGACAATGTCCAAGCCAAAGAGGAAAATATGGACACAAGCAACACCAGcatcagtaaaatgaaaagaTCCAGGCCCACATCTGAGGGCTCTGACATTGAGTCTACTGAACCCCAAAAGcaatcctcaaaaaaaaagaaaaagcgggACAGAGTTGAAGCATCGAGCTTACCTGAAGTCAGAACAGGCAAGAGGAAGAGAAGCAGCTCTGAAGATGCAGAGTCCCTGGGTCCCCgatcaaaagtaaagaaaattattcaGAAAGACATCATTAAGGAACCTTCAGAAGCTTCCAAGGAAAATAGAG atatAGAAATCTCTACTGAAGAGGAGAAGGATACTGGAGATCTAAAAGACAActctctcttaaaaacaaaaaggaaacataagaaaaaacataaagagaGACATAAAATGGGAGAAGAAGTTATACCATTAAGAGTACTATCAAA GAGCGAATGGATGGATTTGAAAAAAGAGTATTTAGCGCTACAAAAAGCTAGCatggcttctttaaaaaaaacaatatcccaaataaaatcagagtcaGAAATGGAAACAGACGGTGGAGTACCTCAAAAGActggaatgaaaaatgaaaaaa CCAACAGTGAAGAGTGTCCCACCCAGGAGAAAGTTAATGCAACAGGACCACAGTTCGTGAGTGGAGTGATTGTGAAGATCATTAGCACAGAGCCTCTACCTGGCAGGAAACAAGTCCGG GATACTTTGGCAGCAATCTCAGAAGTTCTTTATGTTGATTTGCTAGAAGGGGATACAGAATGCCATGCTAGATTTAAAACTCCTGAGGATGCTCAAGCTGTAATAAATGCATATACAGAAATTAGCAAGAAACACTGCTGGAAACTCGAGATCCTTTCTG gtgATCACGAACAAAGGTATTGGCAGAAGATTTTGGTTGATCGACAGGCAAAACTTAATCAGCCTcgggaaaagaaaagaggcactgaaaag ttAATCACCAAAGCCGAAAAGATTAGACTGGCAAAGACTCAACAAGCAAGTAAACACATAAGATTTTCTGaatatgattga
- the LARP7 gene encoding la-related protein 7 isoform X2, with amino-acid sequence MKKLTTDGKLIARALRSSAVVELDLEGTRIRRKKPLGERPKDEDERTVYVELLPKNVNHSWIERVFGKCGNVVYISIPHYKSTGDPKGFAFVEFETKEQAAKAIEFLNNPPEEAPRKPGIFPKTVKNKPIPALRVVEEKKKKKKKKGRMKKEDNVQAKEENMDTSNTSISKMKRSRPTSEGSDIESTEPQKQSSKKKKKRDRVEASSLPEVRTGKRKRSSSEDAESLGPRSKVKKIIQKDIIKEPSEASKENRDIEISTEEEKDTGDLKDNSLLKTKRKHKKKHKERHKMGEEVIPLRVLSKSEWMDLKKEYLALQKASMASLKKTISQIKSESEMETDGGVPQKTGMKNEKTNSEECPTQEKVNATGPQFVSGVIVKIISTEPLPGRKQVRDTLAAISEVLYVDLLEGDTECHARFKTPEDAQAVINAYTEISKKHCWKLEILSGDHEQRYWQKILVDRQAKLNQPREKKRGTEKLITKAEKIRLAKTQQASKHIRFSEYD; translated from the exons atgaaaaaattgacTACTGATGGGAAGTTAATTGCCAGAGCATTAAGAAGTTCAGCTGTCGTAGAG CTTGATTTGGAAGGCACCAGAATCAGGAGGAAAAAACCTCTAGGGGAAAGACCAAAAGATGAGGATGAGCGCACAGTGTATGTG GAGTTACTTCCCAAAAATGTTAATCACAGCTGGATTGAAAGAGTCTTTGGGAAATGTGGCAATGTTGTTTATATAAGTATACCACATTATAAGTCTACTGGAGATCCAAAGGGATTTGcgtttgtggaatttgaaacaaAAGAACAAGCAGCAAAGGCAATTGAG TTTCTTAACAACCCACCAGAAGAAGCACCAAGAAAACCTGGCATATTTCCtaaaacagtgaaaaataagCCCATTCCAGCCTTAAGAGTTGTGG aagagaagaaaaagaaaaagaagaagaagggccGAATGAAAAAGGAAGACAATGTCCAAGCCAAAGAGGAAAATATGGACACAAGCAACACCAGcatcagtaaaatgaaaagaTCCAGGCCCACATCTGAGGGCTCTGACATTGAGTCTACTGAACCCCAAAAGcaatcctcaaaaaaaaagaaaaagcgggACAGAGTTGAAGCATCGAGCTTACCTGAAGTCAGAACAGGCAAGAGGAAGAGAAGCAGCTCTGAAGATGCAGAGTCCCTGGGTCCCCgatcaaaagtaaagaaaattattcaGAAAGACATCATTAAGGAACCTTCAGAAGCTTCCAAGGAAAATAGAG atatAGAAATCTCTACTGAAGAGGAGAAGGATACTGGAGATCTAAAAGACAActctctcttaaaaacaaaaaggaaacataagaaaaaacataaagagaGACATAAAATGGGAGAAGAAGTTATACCATTAAGAGTACTATCAAA GAGCGAATGGATGGATTTGAAAAAAGAGTATTTAGCGCTACAAAAAGCTAGCatggcttctttaaaaaaaacaatatcccaaataaaatcagagtcaGAAATGGAAACAGACGGTGGAGTACCTCAAAAGActggaatgaaaaatgaaaaaa CCAACAGTGAAGAGTGTCCCACCCAGGAGAAAGTTAATGCAACAGGACCACAGTTCGTGAGTGGAGTGATTGTGAAGATCATTAGCACAGAGCCTCTACCTGGCAGGAAACAAGTCCGG GATACTTTGGCAGCAATCTCAGAAGTTCTTTATGTTGATTTGCTAGAAGGGGATACAGAATGCCATGCTAGATTTAAAACTCCTGAGGATGCTCAAGCTGTAATAAATGCATATACAGAAATTAGCAAGAAACACTGCTGGAAACTCGAGATCCTTTCTG gtgATCACGAACAAAGGTATTGGCAGAAGATTTTGGTTGATCGACAGGCAAAACTTAATCAGCCTcgggaaaagaaaagaggcactgaaaag ttAATCACCAAAGCCGAAAAGATTAGACTGGCAAAGACTCAACAAGCAAGTAAACACATAAGATTTTCTGaatatgattga